The genomic stretch ATGCACCTTAATGCGGTCACCTATGGCTGGGCTTCCATGGCCGGTATTGCCATCGCGCTATTCCTCATTCCACGATTGTTCAAAACCCGTCTTGCCGGCGGGCGATTTGCCATTGTCGGTGCCGTACTCTGGAATATCGGGCTGGTACTTGGTCTTGGCGCCATCAATTTGGGCTTGTCCGACGGCAAGGAGTGGCTGGAGTTTCCCTGGCAAATCGACCTGCTGTTTGTTGTTGGGGGCGCCCTTGCGGCGGTTCCGCTGTTGCTGACGGCCAAGCTGCGCAAGGTCTCCCATCTTTACGTTACCAGCTGGTATTTTCTGGGTGCGTTGGTGTGGTTCCCCTTCCTGTTCCTTATCGCGAATCTGCCCTACACCTTCCCGGGCACTTCCGGTGCGACCGTTAACTGGTGGTTCGCGCACAACGTGCTCGGGCTCTGGGTAACGCCCATTGGCATTGGTATCGCCTACTATATGATCCCGAAAATACTGGGACGGCCGATCATTTCCTACCAACTCTCGCTGATTGGGTTCTGGTCCCTAGCGTTATTCTACAGCCAGGTGGGCATCCACCATCTGGTAGGAGGTCCGATACCTACCTGGTTGGTCACTTTGTCGATTGTCCACAGTGTGATGATGTCTATCCCCGTAATCACCGTAGGCATCAACCACCACGGCACCATGATGGGCAATTTTCATCGACTGAAAGACTCCCCTACCCTGCGGTTCGTGTGGATCGGCGCCCTGATGTACACAGTATCCTCGCTGCAGGGATCCATGGAAGCGCTGCGCAGCGTGAACGTAATTACCCACTTTACTCACTACACCGTAGCCCATGCCCACCTGGGCATGTACGCCTTCCTCAGCTTCATCCTGTTCGGTGCGGTGTATTTCATCATGCCCAGGTTGATGAATTGGGAATGGCCCTGGCGCTGGCTGATCGCCCTGCATTTCTGGCTAGTGAGCATCGGCATACTGATATATGTGGTCTCACTCACCATTGGCGGTTGGAAACAGGGCGTGGAGTTGCTGACGGCCGATACCCCATTTATGGATATTGTGCGAATGACCTTGCCTTACCTCGAGGCAAGAACCGTTGGCGGTAGCCTGATGACCGTGGGCCATATCGTTTTCGCCATCCACTTTGTTGCCATGCTGAAGCGCAAAGGCCAACTGCGGGATCAGCCCACACTCTTTCGTAATCCGGCTCGGGAGGTAAACCAATGAAGCGCGCTTTAGCAATCATGGTAGGGGCAGCGCTGATTCTGTTGCTAGCTACACTTACTCTGGTGGTTATGCCTTACCTGCAGATGTCGGCCGAAGCCGTACCGCCGGACCTCCAACCCTACACCAAGCGGCAGCTGGCAGGGCGGCAACTGTACATCGCCAATGGTTGTGTATACTGCCACAGCCAGCAGCCCCGGGACCCATCGTTCGCCAGTGGAGACAAGGACCGGGGCTGGGGCCGCCCATCGGTGCCTGGCGATTATTTCTACGACACGCCGCATCTGTTAGGCACCATGCGCACTGGGCCAGATCTGTTCAACATCGGCGCCCGGCAGCCCAGCAAGGACTGGCATCTGATCCACCTCTATAACCCGCAGGCAGTCGTCAAGGACAGCATAATGCCGCCCTACCGGTTCCTGTTCCGCTGGGTCCGGTCGGTTGGTGAAGATGATCCCGTCGTCCGACTGCCAGAGCCCTACGCCCCCGAAGAAGGCTACATCGTGGCCACCGAACAAGCGTTGGCGCTGGTGGATTATCTGCTGGCCCTGGATCACACCTATCCGGCGCCGACACTGCCGGAACCTGAAAACACCCAGGAGTAACTGCCACCGTGACAACCAACAACGAACATGCACGCCAAAGGGAGAATCCAGAACCCGAGGAAGGGCTCCGGAAAACGCCGATTATTGTCCTTTTGTGGATCGCAATACTAATTGTCTGGGGTGTGGGCTATTACGCCTACAACATTGGCAAGCCATTATTGGGGGGTGACAGCCGCTCAGCACCAGCGCCCAGGACCAGCATCGAAGGAGACGGCACCGAAAGCGGAATCAACGGTAAAACCGTGTTCAATGCCCAATGCGCCGCCTGTCACCAGGCCAACGGACAGGGCATACCGGGGACTTTCCCGCCACTTGCCGGCAGCGAATGGGTGGTTGCCACGCGGGATATTCCCATTGCCATTGTCCACGATGGGCTTCAGGGCCAAATCGACGTAAAAGGTCAAACTTACGACGGCATGATGCCCGCGTTCAAGGGCACTCTGAGTAATGAGGAGATCGCCGCAGTGCTCAGCTATGTGCGCCAGGAATGGGGCAACCAGGCCGAGCCGATCACGGGCAAGCAGGTGGGAGAGCATCAAGCCCGCGTGGGCGAGCGAGGCCCCTGGTCAGCCGGCGAACTGAAGGAGACCTACCAGGCACCTTGATGTGAACACGGCAAACGCGGCAGATAATCAACAACCAGACGAAACGATCCTATTCGTACGGGGCATGTACTGCGGCAGCTGTGCAGCTGCCGTTGAAAGTCTGCTAAAGCGTCAGCCGGGGGTGCTGGATGCGGCCGTCAACTTTGCGGCGGGCACCGCTCTGCTGCGCTGGGATACGGCCAGAACCGGCACACAAAAGCTCGCCAAGGTAGTTCGTAGACTCGGCTACCGTCTGCATCAGGCACCACCGGATGCCAATAGTCAGGGCGTCGACCAGGCCAGAAAAAAGCTCCAGTGGCGCCTGGCCACCGCCGTGGTGTTTGGTATGTGGTGCATGATGCCTGCATTGCTGGTTTATCTGGCACCGCTGGGGCTGGTAGAACCGGAAGCCACCTGGCCATTAGCTCTGGCCAGCGGGGTGTTTGCCTTACCTGTCATCACTTATTCCGGCTCCCATTTTTACCGGGCGGGCTGGCGTACACTGAGGATGGGCGTGCCAGGCCTGGATACCCTGATCACCTTCGCCGTTGCGGCGGCCACCCTTTTGTCGGTCTGGCGCCTGATGCAGGGTGAGAGCCACGTCTACTTCGATGCCGCTGTCATGCTGGTCACCTTTCAGCTGGTCGCACGATTGCTGGATACCAACGTGCGACGGAAGGCCACGGACGTTATCCATCACT from Marinobacter subterrani encodes the following:
- a CDS encoding c-type cytochrome — its product is MTTNNEHARQRENPEPEEGLRKTPIIVLLWIAILIVWGVGYYAYNIGKPLLGGDSRSAPAPRTSIEGDGTESGINGKTVFNAQCAACHQANGQGIPGTFPPLAGSEWVVATRDIPIAIVHDGLQGQIDVKGQTYDGMMPAFKGTLSNEEIAAVLSYVRQEWGNQAEPITGKQVGEHQARVGERGPWSAGELKETYQAP
- a CDS encoding cbb3-type cytochrome c oxidase subunit II, whose amino-acid sequence is MKRALAIMVGAALILLLATLTLVVMPYLQMSAEAVPPDLQPYTKRQLAGRQLYIANGCVYCHSQQPRDPSFASGDKDRGWGRPSVPGDYFYDTPHLLGTMRTGPDLFNIGARQPSKDWHLIHLYNPQAVVKDSIMPPYRFLFRWVRSVGEDDPVVRLPEPYAPEEGYIVATEQALALVDYLLALDHTYPAPTLPEPENTQE
- a CDS encoding cbb3-type cytochrome c oxidase subunit I, translated to MTPTIAVLLIITFLLSTVGLLLLIWSIANNQFSHGQKSARTIFSPGEEGIGEDPAEAPQRQKQELSDAEYRARYDADLSSRLPTLSWLSSSVFWLLLGSAYGLLSSAKMHMPELLANSQFLTFGRVRPMHLNAVTYGWASMAGIAIALFLIPRLFKTRLAGGRFAIVGAVLWNIGLVLGLGAINLGLSDGKEWLEFPWQIDLLFVVGGALAAVPLLLTAKLRKVSHLYVTSWYFLGALVWFPFLFLIANLPYTFPGTSGATVNWWFAHNVLGLWVTPIGIGIAYYMIPKILGRPIISYQLSLIGFWSLALFYSQVGIHHLVGGPIPTWLVTLSIVHSVMMSIPVITVGINHHGTMMGNFHRLKDSPTLRFVWIGALMYTVSSLQGSMEALRSVNVITHFTHYTVAHAHLGMYAFLSFILFGAVYFIMPRLMNWEWPWRWLIALHFWLVSIGILIYVVSLTIGGWKQGVELLTADTPFMDIVRMTLPYLEARTVGGSLMTVGHIVFAIHFVAMLKRKGQLRDQPTLFRNPAREVNQ